A region from the Dermacentor andersoni chromosome 11, qqDerAnde1_hic_scaffold, whole genome shotgun sequence genome encodes:
- the LOC126517470 gene encoding beta-1,3-galactosyltransferase 5-like: MKGIHVARTLSILSALSVGFVTMHYKYACYQTKRSSSSTHCGPGNTMPSFKYVTQAAKFCERAAKRTSVLIGVVSTTDHFEARAAIRDTWGGTALKMDFIVVFLLGKTLDQEVQRKVFAQQGLYGDIVQGDFLDAYRNLTYKTVMLIRWARERCSGVNFVLKTDDDMLVSVWDLAVVVNGLEGVKRTMWGHLYRDHQPHRNVSSKWYVSRKEYAPDTYPPFLSGTGYLISGDSIAALEELTHDECFFPLEDIYLTAIVAERAQVSRLGFDGFSNEHKCLHQPSSTPRVVTSHDWSAAELRNEWSRAVSRLNFRLCAGINKSQMVS, encoded by the coding sequence ATGAAAGGTATCCATGTAGCTCGTACGCTTTCTATACTCTCAGCGCTCTCCGTTGGTTTTGTCACCATGCACTACAAGTATGCCTGTTATCAGACTAAACGATCTTCCTCGTCGACGCATTGCGGTCCTGGAAATACGATGCCTAGCTTCAAGTACGTAACACAGGCGGCAAAATTTTGTGAACGGGCTGCTAAACGAACATCGGTGCTTATCGGTGTTGTTTCAACCACGGACCACTTCGAGGCTCGAGCAGCGATCCGGGATACGTGGGGCGGCACGGCCCTCAAAATGGACTTCATTGTCGTCTTCCTGCTGGGAAAGACACTGGACCAGGAAGTACAGCGCAAGGTATTCGCACAACAAGGCCTTTACGGTGATATCGTTCAGGGAGACTTTCTCGACGCCTACAGGAATCTCACCTACAAGACTGTGATGCTGATCCGCTGGGCTCGGGAAAGGTGCTCGGGGGTTAATTTTGTGCTGAAGACCGACGACGACATGCTGGTCAGCGTATGGGACCTCGCCGTCGTCGTCAACGGTTTGGAGGGAGTCAAACGCACAATGTGGGGTCATCTGTATCGCGATCATCAACCCCATCGCAACGTATCCTCCAAGTGGTATGTGTCTAGGAAAGAATACGCGCCAGATACCTACCCCCCATTCCTCTCGGGGACCGGATACCTAATATCTGGTGACAGTATTGCCGCACTAGAGGAGCTCACGCACGACGAGTGCTTCTTCCCTCTCGAAGACATCTACCTGACCGCCATCGTTGCGGAGAGAGCTCAAGTGAGTCGTTTAGGTTTCGATGGCTTCTCCAATGAACACAAGTGTTTGCATCAGCCGTCCTCTACCCCCAGGGTCGTAACATCTCATGACTGGAGCGCGGCGGAATTGCGAAACGAATGGAGTCGCGCTGTCTCCCGGTTAAACTTCAGGCTGTGCGCCGGAATAAACAAAAGCCAGATGGTGTCGTAG